Proteins from a genomic interval of Gadus morhua chromosome 19, gadMor3.0, whole genome shotgun sequence:
- the LOC115532545 gene encoding sodium- and chloride-dependent GABA transporter 2 has protein sequence MEEKKSEERDGDCVPTGESPENGVESRDKWANKSEFLLSMAGEIIGLGNVWRFPYLCYKNGGGVFFIPYFVFLFFCGIPLFFLETAMGQYTSEGGVTAWRKMCPMFQGIGYASQVIVLYLNVYYIVVLAWAIFYLFNSFWPTLPWSTCENAWNTVLCYDHRSDEDLRSDEDPSWGWPNGSMQDYDEDSTRFINATVSFPLKRTPEEEFWMFRVSGAAGWSGLHWEMVGCLLLAWVLCYLCVFKGIRSTGKVVYFTATFPYLMLILLFLRGVTLPGAMMGITYYLYPDLSRITDPTVWRDAGTQVFFSYAVCQGVLTALGSYNKYNNDCYRDTYALCCLNSATSIFAGFAVFSIMGFMAQSLGVDMADIMSGGPGLVFIAYPKALSMLPGSNLWAVLFFLMILFLGLDSQFVCVESLATAITDLFPGQLRRKGRRELLVLGIAVVCFLLGLPFLTEGGLLLFQIVDTYGPSGVSLLFIASFQCAVIGWVYGADRFMDNIEDMIGYRPFPVLKYCWMFVTPLICMVTMVFELESGAFTVDPQYTMGTAMSFIGSLLVALPLLCVAVFVGVAAVKDPDRLTTPCSSLRQARPQRPLLSLCKRVIFRAQAAPPAAAEDKMAMDGLSGV, from the exons atggaggagaaaaagagCGAAGAACGCGATGGGGATTGTGTTCCCACGGGGGAGAGCCCTGAAAACGGCGTTGAGTCGAGGGACAAGTGGGCCAACAAGAGTGAGTTCCTCCTCTCCATGGCCGGCGAGATCATCGGGCTGGGGAATGTGTGGCGCTTCCCTTATCTGTGCTACAAGAACGGAGGAG GTGTGTTCTTCATCCCCTACTTCGtattcctcttcttctgtggtatcCCCTTGTTCTTCCTGGAGACCGCCATGGGCCAGTACACCAGCGAGGGCGGCGTGACGGCCTGGAGGAAGATGTGCCCCATGTTTCAGG GGATTGGCTACGCCTCCCAGGTGATCGTGCTGTACCTGAACGTCTACTACATCGTGGTGCTGGCCTGGGCCATCTTCTACCTGTTCAACTCCTTCTGGCCCACGCTGCCGTGGTCCACCTGTGAGAACGCttggaacacag TACTCTGCTACGACCACCGGAGCGATGAGGACCTCCGGAGCGATGAGGACCCCAGCTGGGGGTGGCCCAACGGCTCAATGCAAGACTACGATGAGGACTCCACAAGGTTTAT CAATGCCACAGTTTCATTTCCACTGAAAAGGACTCCTGAGGAGGAGTTTTGGAt GTTCCGTGTCAGCGGGGCAGCGGGGTGGTCCGGACTCCACTGGGAGATGGTGGGGTGTCTCCTGCTGGCCTGGGTGCTCTGCTACCTGTGTGTCTTCAAGGGGATCCGATCCACCGGGAAG GTGGTCTACTTCACCGCCACCTTCCCCTACCTGATgctgatcctcctcttcctccgcggGGTCACCCTACCGGGCGCCATGATGGGCATCACGTACTACCTGTATCCAGACCTCTCCAGGATCACCGACCCCACG gtgtggCGTGATGCAGGGACCCAGGTGTTCTTCTCCTACGCTGTCTGTCAGGGCGTCCTCACTGCGCTGGGCAGCTACAACAAGTACAACAACGACTGCTACCG GGACACCTACGCCCTCTGCTGTCTGAACAGCGCCACCAGCATCTTCGCGGGCTTCGCGGTGTTCTCCATCATGGGCTTCATGGCCCAGTCGCTAGGGGTGGACATGGCCGACATCATGTCCGGCG GGCCCGGCCTGGTCTTCATCGCCTACCCCAAGGCCCTGTCCATGCTGCCCGGGTCCAACCTCTGGGCGGTGCTCTTCTTCCTCATGATCCTCTTCCTCGGCCTTGACAGTCAG tttgtgtgtgttgagagccTGGCCACGGCCATCACGGACCTGTTCCCGGGGCAGCTGAGGAGGAAGGGCCGGCGGGAGCTTCTGGTCCTGGGCATCGCCGTGGTCTGCTTCCTGCTGGGCCTCCCGTTCCTCACAGAG GGGGGGTTGCTCCTGTTTCAGATCGTGGACACGTACGGCCCCAGCGGAGTCAGCCTGCTCTTCATCGCCTCCTTCCAGTGTGCAGTCATCGGCTGGGTCTACG GTGCGGACCGTTTCATGGACAACATCGAGGATATGATTGGCTACCGGCCGTTCCCCGTACTCAAGTACTGCTGGATGTTTGTCACACCCCTCATCTGCATG gtcACCATGGTGTTCGAGCTGGAGAGCGGGGCCTTCACGGTAGACCCTCAGTACACGATGGGCACCGCCATGTCGTTCATCGGCTCGCTGCTGgtcgctctccccctcctgtGCGTGGCCGTGTTCGTGGGCGTGGCCGCCGTGAAG GACCCTGATAGGCTGACCACGCCCTGCAGCTCTCTGCGGCAGGCCCGCCCCCAGCGGCCGCTGCTCTCTCTGTGTAAACGGGTCATCTTCAGGGCCCAGGCcgcgccccccgccgccgccgaggACAAGATGGCGATGGACGGCCTCAGCGGAGTGTAG